Proteins encoded by one window of Ignavibacteriota bacterium:
- a CDS encoding SDR family oxidoreductase, with amino-acid sequence MTQKWALILGASSGFGGASAIELAKNGYNIFGIHLDRQSTMHKVDLIIKKIEKTGHQAVFYNMNAADQLKRNDTLDEIKERFATKEHPLINVLIHSLAFGALKPFITKSPNDCISKSQMEMTLDVMAHTLVYWTQGLVHRDLLAKGARIFALTSAGSQQVIPTYGAVSAAKAALEAHIRQLSVELGSMRITANAIMAGVTDTPALRKIPGNELMIKAAREKNPMGKLTVPEEVAKAIVMLCNPEADWITGNVIGVDGGEYNVSYTGEIICKPVK; translated from the coding sequence ATGACACAAAAATGGGCATTAATTTTAGGTGCATCAAGCGGGTTTGGCGGTGCATCTGCAATCGAATTAGCTAAGAACGGTTATAATATTTTTGGAATTCATTTAGATCGTCAAAGTACAATGCATAAAGTTGATCTAATAATTAAAAAAATAGAAAAAACCGGTCATCAAGCTGTATTTTATAATATGAATGCTGCCGATCAATTGAAAAGAAACGATACCCTTGATGAAATAAAAGAAAGATTTGCCACAAAAGAACATCCATTAATTAACGTACTTATCCATTCATTAGCCTTTGGAGCTTTAAAACCGTTTATAACTAAATCTCCTAATGATTGTATTTCCAAATCGCAAATGGAAATGACACTTGATGTAATGGCGCATACTTTAGTTTATTGGACCCAGGGTTTGGTTCATAGAGATTTACTTGCAAAAGGTGCCAGAATATTCGCTTTAACAAGTGCCGGTTCGCAACAAGTAATACCGACTTATGGGGCTGTATCTGCCGCAAAAGCAGCATTAGAAGCGCATATTCGTCAGCTTTCAGTTGAATTAGGCTCAATGCGAATAACCGCAAATGCAATTATGGCAGGAGTAACTGATACACCTGCTTTAAGAAAAATTCCTGGTAATGAATTGATGATTAAAGCTGCAAGGGAAAAAAACCCTATGGGAAAACTCACTGTTCCCGAAGAAGTTGCTAAAGCAATTGTAATGTTATGTAATCCTGAAGCAGATTGGATAACCGGCAACGTTATTGGTGTTGACGGCGGAGAATACAATGTAAGCTATACAGGAGAAATTATTTGTAAACCTGTTAAATAG
- a CDS encoding acyl-CoA dehydrogenase family protein — translation MFEFGFSEDQQMLREMVRDFTNKEIKPISSKIDEEGKIPKELLNKLGEIGILGISFPEEYGGGGFGEVGYCIAQEEIARGCMSTATTIGAHQSIGANVIYLGGNENQKKKYLTPLANGEKIAAFCLTEAQAGSDSFNLKTKAEKIDDNWILNGEKLWITNGGIADIVSVFARTPKGISAFIVETNSQGFFAGPPEKKMGIKGSTTNAITFDNVKIPEENLIGTDGRGFLLAMKTLDAGRLGLGAACLGAAKELLEMSAQYAQEREQFDEPISHFQAIQFYLAEMATMIYNMESIVYRTAVEYDKGKNISRQSAMVKLYCSESLDEIADRAVQIHGGMGYSRELPIERFYRDSRINRIFEGTNEIQKTIIARDILKKKGTM, via the coding sequence ATGTTCGAATTCGGTTTTTCTGAAGACCAGCAAATGCTGCGTGAAATGGTAAGGGATTTTACTAATAAAGAAATTAAACCAATTTCTTCAAAAATTGACGAAGAAGGTAAAATTCCAAAAGAATTATTAAATAAATTAGGTGAGATTGGAATATTGGGAATTTCATTTCCCGAAGAGTACGGCGGAGGCGGATTTGGTGAAGTTGGTTACTGCATTGCACAAGAAGAAATTGCTAGAGGCTGTATGTCGACCGCAACAACAATTGGTGCGCATCAATCAATTGGTGCTAATGTTATTTATCTCGGCGGAAATGAAAATCAAAAAAAGAAATATCTAACTCCTTTGGCAAATGGAGAAAAAATAGCTGCATTTTGTTTAACAGAAGCACAAGCAGGATCAGACTCATTTAATTTAAAAACAAAAGCAGAAAAAATTGATGACAATTGGATTTTAAATGGCGAAAAATTATGGATTACAAACGGAGGAATTGCGGATATCGTTTCTGTTTTTGCTAGAACCCCAAAAGGAATAAGCGCATTTATTGTTGAAACTAATTCGCAAGGATTTTTTGCAGGTCCCCCTGAAAAGAAAATGGGAATTAAAGGCAGTACAACAAATGCAATCACATTTGATAATGTAAAAATTCCTGAAGAAAATTTAATCGGAACTGATGGCAGAGGGTTTCTTTTAGCAATGAAAACGCTTGATGCAGGCAGACTTGGTTTGGGTGCCGCTTGTTTAGGAGCCGCTAAAGAATTATTGGAAATGTCTGCTCAATATGCTCAGGAAAGAGAACAGTTTGATGAACCGATAAGCCATTTTCAAGCAATTCAATTTTATTTAGCTGAAATGGCAACAATGATTTATAATATGGAATCTATTGTTTATAGAACAGCAGTTGAATATGATAAAGGAAAGAACATTTCGCGCCAATCAGCAATGGTAAAATTATATTGTTCAGAATCCTTAGACGAAATTGCTGACAGAGCTGTGCAGATTCATGGCGGTATGGGATACTCGAGAGAATTGCCGATTGAAAGATTCTATAGAGATTCCAGAATAAATAGGATTTTTGAAGGCACAAATGAAATTCAAAAAACAATTATAGCCAGAGATATTTTAAAGAAAAAAGGAACAATGTAA
- the trxA gene encoding thioredoxin has translation MKPITFTDDNFENEAINSELPVLIDFWAAWCGPCRMIAPIIEELADEFNGKLKVGKLDVDVNQQTAIKYGVRSIPTVLLLKDGKVKDTIIGAVPKAVFLDKIKAL, from the coding sequence ATGAAACCAATAACATTTACTGATGATAATTTTGAAAATGAAGCCATAAATTCTGAATTACCTGTTTTGATTGATTTTTGGGCTGCATGGTGCGGTCCTTGCAGAATGATTGCTCCAATTATTGAAGAACTTGCCGATGAATTTAATGGAAAATTAAAAGTGGGTAAATTAGACGTTGACGTTAATCAGCAAACCGCAATAAAATACGGAGTTAGAAGCATACCTACGGTTTTGTTATTAAAAGATGGAAAAGTTAAAGACACTATTATAGGCGCTGTTCCAAAAGCAGTATTTTTAGATAAAATAAAAGCGCTATAA
- a CDS encoding TonB-dependent receptor has translation MSRKIIYVLLLFALVPLQVFAGDGRIKGKVTDLSTGEALVGANVVVVGSSFGAATDVNGDYVIMNLDAGQYTVKASYLGYQSITITNVRVSLDLTTEVDFQLPAEEISVGTVTIVAQKPLITKDATSSIRSVSGEDISNLPVRGVTNIIGLQAGVVVDGGNIHIRGSRPDEVGYYLEGINIADPEDGGRAVTLSNDAVEELQVETGGFTADFGGSNAGIIRSQLKSGTNDFHASVEYITDNVGFSSKDNFRDQSQRLGSYWYGNNETSFSLSGPVVENQIKFFYNLDYKFDRSQAKKGYPGLEFGNIGDGLSSKAIYNDTINLFYPQGIKQNQLREAYTHSGTVTMDFNPFLIRLTGTYTDGWNDVGGDGVFDVLNSRVSTNNWANGSFSLKLKHVVSGNLFYELTGGLSLNKGEVSDPFLSTDFWAYGDSVANAQAGNVWVRKAREIDTWVNQNNLTPADTRYLEPTDYSIYGYNFDADGALAANTSKFEQLGLTGRFDLTYLPSKHHNVKIGGEFKQYTLRNWSTRTTQNGYARTLANNLEQYGDNPTLEQINSEKAKILYNSGVNNYGYDIYGNKTDAEGFYAPHKPVEVGFYIQDKVEFDDIILNLGLRYDYFDMDNLQLVDPSMPELGLSSVWNSGKLDMTGFKEVPTFSSLSPRLSVSFPVTDRTVFHAGFGKYVQQPALSEAYLGYHSLAYEMGQSFFFSDPTGQNLRPIRKTHYEFGFRQQLTDFMAFDITGFYDDIKGQVYFDLQQTDQSSAYEGYNIKTNGDFATTKGVELQLTMRRYQRLSGSASLSFQDAEGTGTNPNSNAGIVGAPLDGVTIYRPNYVAPLTYDRPFKGNLFLDYRFGIDDGPAVLEQLGVSVLASFSSGHPFTRGFGGANIEDDARFRQPLEPLNSSLTPSTFNVDLKIDKSFQIFDQLFANVYIRVINLFDNRNVDQVYIRTGAANDDGYIADPDLGGKLLETYGAVYGKIYNALEIDYNGFYSDARQVLFGIRLEY, from the coding sequence ATGAGTCGTAAAATTATTTACGTTTTATTACTCTTTGCCTTAGTTCCACTTCAAGTATTTGCCGGAGACGGTAGAATTAAAGGTAAAGTAACAGATTTATCAACAGGTGAAGCATTAGTTGGCGCTAACGTTGTTGTTGTAGGTTCCAGCTTTGGTGCTGCAACTGATGTTAACGGGGACTATGTAATAATGAACCTTGATGCTGGTCAATACACAGTTAAAGCCAGTTATTTAGGATATCAAAGTATTACAATTACAAATGTGAGAGTAAGTTTAGATTTAACTACGGAAGTAGATTTTCAATTACCTGCAGAAGAAATTTCTGTTGGAACAGTTACAATTGTTGCACAAAAACCGCTTATAACAAAAGACGCTACCAGCTCAATTCGCAGTGTATCTGGTGAAGACATTTCAAATTTACCAGTTAGGGGAGTTACAAATATTATTGGTTTACAAGCTGGCGTTGTAGTTGATGGCGGAAACATTCATATTCGCGGTAGCCGACCTGATGAAGTTGGTTATTATCTTGAAGGAATTAACATTGCCGACCCTGAAGATGGCGGAAGAGCAGTAACTTTATCAAATGATGCGGTTGAAGAATTACAAGTTGAAACCGGTGGCTTTACCGCTGATTTCGGTGGTTCAAATGCCGGTATTATTCGTTCTCAATTAAAATCAGGAACAAATGATTTTCATGCCAGTGTTGAATATATTACTGACAATGTTGGTTTCAGTTCAAAAGATAATTTTAGGGATCAATCTCAAAGACTAGGATCATACTGGTATGGAAATAATGAAACTAGTTTTTCATTAAGCGGTCCTGTTGTAGAAAATCAAATTAAATTTTTCTACAATTTAGATTATAAATTTGATAGAAGCCAAGCTAAAAAAGGATACCCTGGATTAGAATTTGGAAATATTGGCGATGGTCTTTCTTCAAAAGCTATTTATAATGATACTATAAACTTGTTTTACCCACAAGGTATAAAACAAAATCAATTAAGAGAAGCTTATACACATTCCGGTACAGTTACTATGGATTTTAATCCATTCTTAATTAGATTAACTGGAACATATACCGACGGTTGGAATGATGTTGGTGGTGACGGAGTATTTGATGTTCTTAACAGCAGAGTTTCAACTAATAATTGGGCAAACGGAAGTTTTAGTTTAAAGTTGAAACATGTAGTTAGCGGAAATTTATTTTATGAATTAACTGGCGGACTTTCACTAAACAAAGGTGAAGTATCTGATCCATTCTTATCAACAGATTTTTGGGCATACGGAGATAGCGTTGCAAATGCTCAAGCTGGAAATGTTTGGGTTAGAAAAGCTAGAGAAATTGATACATGGGTTAACCAAAATAATTTAACTCCAGCTGATACTCGTTACTTGGAACCGACTGATTATTCAATTTATGGTTATAATTTTGATGCTGATGGGGCTCTAGCAGCTAATACATCTAAATTTGAACAATTAGGATTAACTGGAAGATTTGATCTTACTTATCTTCCATCAAAGCATCATAACGTAAAAATTGGTGGTGAGTTTAAACAATATACTCTTAGAAATTGGAGTACAAGAACCACTCAAAATGGTTATGCAAGAACACTTGCAAATAACCTTGAACAATATGGTGATAACCCAACTTTAGAACAAATTAATTCTGAGAAAGCAAAAATATTATATAACTCTGGTGTTAATAATTACGGCTATGATATTTATGGAAATAAAACGGATGCTGAAGGATTTTACGCTCCTCATAAACCGGTTGAAGTTGGTTTCTATATTCAAGATAAAGTTGAATTCGACGACATTATTTTAAATCTAGGTTTAAGATATGACTATTTTGATATGGATAATCTACAACTAGTTGATCCAAGCATGCCTGAATTAGGTTTGTCATCAGTTTGGAACAGTGGTAAATTAGATATGACAGGATTTAAAGAAGTTCCAACATTTAGCTCGTTAAGCCCTAGATTAAGTGTTTCTTTCCCTGTAACAGACAGAACAGTATTTCATGCTGGTTTTGGTAAATATGTTCAACAGCCAGCTTTAAGCGAAGCATATTTAGGTTATCATAGTTTAGCTTATGAAATGGGTCAAAGTTTCTTCTTCTCAGATCCTACTGGTCAAAATTTAAGACCAATAAGAAAAACACACTATGAATTCGGTTTCAGACAACAATTGACTGATTTTATGGCATTTGATATTACTGGATTCTATGATGATATTAAAGGTCAAGTTTATTTTGATTTACAACAAACTGATCAAAGTTCAGCTTACGAAGGTTACAATATAAAGACAAATGGTGATTTTGCTACAACAAAAGGTGTTGAACTTCAATTAACAATGAGAAGATATCAAAGGTTGAGCGGATCTGCTTCATTATCTTTCCAAGATGCTGAAGGTACCGGTACTAATCCAAATAGCAATGCGGGTATAGTTGGTGCGCCTCTTGATGGTGTTACGATTTATAGACCAAATTATGTTGCTCCTTTAACTTATGATAGACCATTCAAAGGCAATTTATTCTTGGATTACCGTTTTGGTATTGATGATGGTCCTGCAGTACTTGAACAATTGGGTGTATCTGTGTTAGCATCTTTCAGCAGTGGTCATCCTTTTACAAGAGGTTTTGGTGGTGCTAATATTGAAGACGATGCAAGATTTAGACAACCGTTGGAGCCATTAAATTCATCTTTAACTCCTTCTACATTTAATGTTGATTTAAAAATTGATAAATCATTCCAAATTTTTGATCAATTATTTGCTAATGTATACATTCGTGTAATCAATTTATTTGATAATAGAAATGTAGATCAAGTTTACATAAGAACCGGTGCTGCAAATGACGATGGTTACATAGCTGATCCTGATCTTGGTGGCAAACTATTAGAAACCTATGGTGCTGTTTACGGCAAAATTTATAATGCATTAGAAATTGATTACAATGGTTTCTATTCAGATGCAAGACAAGTTTTATTCGGCATTAGATTAGAATATTAG
- a CDS encoding T9SS type A sorting domain-containing protein translates to MTYTKIKFLFLFLAIVLSTVQIEAEGDVNHGGGKLNKISGTPSRTRLNINNISTWIYNNGNSDIDPNGNSGLIFPKGSNKGAVFESGFVWGADVNGEKRVGGSTYSQGLIPGAILPNGQREDENASHVRIYRVRPDWNDPNVDFSSEVNDGEGTEAEVKAQYEKDWNEWPVAYGAPYEDVDGNGQFNADVDKPGFPGANQTIWYVANDLDSATCQSLYGSDPMGIEMQATFWSYKSSSALGNTFFRKYVIINKSADTFEDMYVSMWSDVDLGDAGDDYSGCDVEKSLMFTYNGDADDGVYGKTPPATGFDFFQGPIVPGEPTDEAIFNNKVKTGYKNLPMSAHYFFINSDPIYADPDLGDYVNGTLQFHNLFRGLISGTGQPFVDPTTGEDTKFTLSGDPVTGQGWVDGLLHSPGDRRQGMVSGPFTMAPGDTQEIVVAELVAGAFGSVDRLGAVQLLKFYDLEAQSAYDNFFKVPESPKAPVVTVSEMDEEVVLIWDQDAATRQAIENYDALGYKFQGYVVYQYPSANAQFEDAKIVATYDLVDGIGKVIGPQFDVSGGVVLDKVLKFGSDSGIKRYITLKEDLFKGNTPLNNGTPYYYAVTAYCVNEDLGVVPNYLESPVIVKEIIPQTLKPGESAESEVEDAIQVAHSTGVSDGVVNVKVVDPKAVTGDNYRVDFAEDEAGTISWNLVNVTSGATVLANQTNLSGVQNTYLIAEGLQVAPQSASAEIKGAGNALVEVAYGGVSPVKTDAGGAPYGGNKVWHSLNSTNDYYISAGGGTGGLDRLYRWVTYASPRDFELRFTEAGGFGIYAFTDDKICTVPFELWDIGVATVNDPSDDIRMIPFIVENDSTKPFWGYATGTDPYFGYAESDWIYWMDPKDATPGSVGYDQFANSCTQSGGAGAIYDYQFDTDPAAGDYNANFYGGFVYPWGRMTVCDYAQDGTPPPAGTTVRIITSKPVTANDKFTFTAPDFSTDAAQAKEDVKKINVFPNPYYGVNPNEINKYQRYVTFNHLPAKATIRLFNMGGQLVSTIEKDDATQFARWNLQNDNGLPVASGVYIAYIDMPGLGKTKIVKVAIIQETQILDRF, encoded by the coding sequence ATGACTTATACAAAAATTAAATTTCTCTTTTTATTCTTGGCAATTGTACTAAGTACAGTTCAAATAGAAGCAGAAGGAGATGTAAATCATGGAGGGGGTAAGCTAAATAAAATTAGCGGTACACCTTCTAGAACCAGATTGAATATAAATAATATATCAACATGGATTTACAATAACGGAAATTCAGATATAGACCCTAATGGTAACTCTGGTTTGATATTTCCAAAAGGAAGTAATAAAGGTGCAGTATTTGAATCAGGATTTGTTTGGGGTGCTGATGTTAACGGTGAAAAAAGAGTAGGCGGTTCAACATATTCGCAAGGATTAATTCCAGGCGCTATTCTTCCCAATGGACAAAGAGAAGATGAAAACGCATCTCATGTTCGTATTTATAGAGTTAGACCTGATTGGAATGATCCAAATGTAGACTTTAGTTCAGAAGTAAATGACGGTGAAGGAACTGAAGCTGAGGTTAAGGCCCAATATGAAAAAGATTGGAATGAATGGCCGGTTGCTTACGGTGCGCCATACGAAGATGTTGATGGAAATGGACAATTTAATGCCGATGTTGACAAACCTGGTTTCCCAGGCGCAAATCAAACCATTTGGTATGTTGCAAATGACTTAGATTCAGCAACATGTCAAAGTTTATATGGCTCAGATCCTATGGGTATTGAAATGCAAGCAACATTTTGGTCATACAAAAGTTCAAGCGCATTAGGAAATACTTTTTTTAGAAAGTATGTTATAATTAACAAAAGTGCAGATACATTTGAAGATATGTATGTTTCTATGTGGTCTGACGTTGATCTTGGTGATGCTGGCGACGATTATTCAGGTTGCGATGTTGAAAAATCATTGATGTTTACCTACAATGGTGATGCTGATGATGGTGTTTATGGAAAAACACCTCCCGCTACTGGGTTCGACTTTTTCCAAGGACCTATAGTTCCTGGTGAACCTACCGATGAAGCAATTTTTAACAATAAAGTTAAAACAGGTTATAAAAATTTACCTATGTCAGCTCATTACTTCTTTATAAATAGTGACCCTATTTATGCTGATCCAGATTTAGGTGATTATGTTAATGGTACATTGCAATTTCATAACTTGTTTAGAGGATTAATTTCTGGTACCGGACAACCTTTCGTGGATCCAACAACTGGTGAAGATACAAAATTCACCTTGTCAGGGGATCCTGTTACAGGTCAAGGTTGGGTTGATGGACTTTTACATTCACCTGGCGACAGAAGACAGGGAATGGTTTCAGGTCCTTTTACAATGGCTCCTGGTGATACTCAAGAAATAGTTGTTGCTGAATTAGTAGCTGGCGCATTCGGATCTGTAGATAGGTTAGGTGCAGTTCAATTATTAAAATTCTATGATCTTGAAGCTCAATCAGCTTATGACAATTTCTTTAAAGTTCCAGAATCACCCAAAGCTCCTGTTGTAACAGTTAGCGAAATGGATGAAGAAGTAGTACTTATTTGGGATCAAGACGCAGCAACAAGACAGGCAATTGAAAATTATGACGCTTTAGGATATAAATTCCAAGGTTACGTTGTTTATCAATACCCATCTGCGAATGCTCAATTTGAAGATGCAAAAATTGTTGCAACTTATGATTTAGTTGATGGTATAGGAAAAGTTATCGGTCCACAGTTTGATGTAAGTGGCGGTGTTGTGTTGGATAAAGTATTAAAATTTGGTAGTGATTCGGGAATAAAGAGATATATTACATTAAAGGAAGATCTATTTAAAGGAAACACACCTCTTAATAATGGTACGCCATATTATTATGCAGTAACTGCTTATTGCGTTAATGAAGATCTTGGTGTTGTTCCTAATTATTTGGAAAGCCCTGTAATAGTAAAAGAAATTATTCCTCAAACATTAAAACCAGGAGAATCAGCGGAATCAGAAGTTGAGGATGCAATTCAAGTTGCACATTCAACCGGTGTTAGTGACGGTGTGGTAAATGTAAAAGTTGTTGATCCAAAAGCTGTAACTGGTGATAACTATAGAGTTGATTTCGCTGAAGACGAAGCTGGTACTATTAGTTGGAATTTGGTAAATGTTACTAGTGGAGCAACAGTATTAGCAAATCAAACAAATTTAAGCGGTGTTCAAAATACCTATTTAATTGCTGAAGGTTTGCAAGTAGCTCCTCAAAGTGCAAGCGCAGAAATAAAAGGCGCCGGAAACGCATTGGTTGAAGTTGCTTATGGTGGAGTATCTCCAGTTAAAACTGACGCCGGTGGTGCACCATATGGCGGAAATAAAGTTTGGCATAGTCTTAATTCTACTAATGATTATTATATTAGTGCAGGCGGTGGAACCGGCGGATTAGATAGATTATATCGTTGGGTTACTTATGCCTCACCAAGAGATTTTGAATTAAGATTTACAGAAGCCGGTGGTTTTGGTATTTATGCTTTTACAGATGATAAAATTTGTACAGTTCCATTTGAACTTTGGGATATTGGCGTTGCTACAGTTAATGATCCTTCTGATGATATAAGAATGATTCCATTTATTGTTGAAAACGATTCAACAAAACCATTCTGGGGTTATGCAACCGGAACAGATCCATATTTTGGATACGCAGAATCTGATTGGATTTATTGGATGGATCCTAAAGATGCAACTCCTGGTTCTGTTGGTTATGATCAATTTGCAAATTCATGTACGCAATCCGGTGGTGCAGGGGCAATTTATGATTATCAATTTGATACTGATCCTGCAGCTGGCGATTACAATGCTAATTTCTACGGTGGATTTGTATATCCATGGGGAAGAATGACTGTTTGTGATTACGCACAAGACGGTACACCTCCTCCGGCAGGTACAACAGTTAGAATTATTACATCAAAACCAGTAACTGCTAATGATAAATTTACTTTTACTGCTCCAGATTTTAGTACTGATGCTGCACAAGCTAAAGAAGATGTTAAGAAAATTAACGTTTTCCCAAATCCATATTATGGAGTTAATCCAAATGAAATTAACAAATATCAAAGATATGTAACCTTTAATCATTTACCTGCAAAAGCTACAATTAGGTTGTTTAACATGGGCGGACAGTTGGTAAGCACAATTGAAAAAGATGATGCAACACAATTTGCAAGATGGAATCTTCAAAATGATAACGGATTACCAGTTGCAAGCGGCGTTTATATTGCATACATTGATATGCCAGGCTTGGGCAAAACCAAAATAGTAAAAGTAGCAATAATCCAGGAAACACAAATTCTTGACAGATTTTAG
- a CDS encoding PorV/PorQ family protein: MKKINLILMILMLVATGMLFGQSDRIGTAGATELLIPVGGRGVAMGSANLTNSIGVDAIFWNPANIARSTNSVDVMVSHMTYIADIGVEFGAVGVNFQDFGSIAFSIKSLSIGDILKTTVDNPDGTGQTFAPQYTTLGLSYSKMLSDRVSVGLNINYVNETIDLVSASGLGFDFGVTYSDLGGINGFDMAVILKNIGSDMKYDGSGLWINATNDDQSRGEQFYKIDAASFSLPTTLDIGLGYDVAIDAENHLNFVGTFVNHNFYTDQYKVGAEYSYDNLLFFRGGYSYTTEFESTETLYKFSAGFGINYNLSGVGVKIDYAYLPTEFFDDTHLISLSLGIE; the protein is encoded by the coding sequence ATGAAGAAAATAAATTTAATTTTAATGATTCTAATGCTCGTTGCTACTGGCATGCTGTTTGGTCAATCTGATAGAATTGGGACTGCGGGTGCTACTGAACTGCTTATCCCGGTTGGCGGACGCGGCGTTGCAATGGGTAGTGCTAATTTAACAAATTCAATTGGCGTTGATGCTATTTTCTGGAATCCTGCTAATATTGCTCGTTCAACAAATTCTGTTGATGTTATGGTTTCACATATGACATATATCGCAGATATTGGCGTTGAATTTGGTGCAGTTGGCGTAAATTTTCAGGATTTTGGAAGTATAGCTTTCAGTATTAAATCACTCAGTATAGGTGATATTCTTAAAACAACTGTTGACAATCCAGATGGAACCGGACAGACTTTTGCTCCGCAATATACAACTTTAGGATTATCATATTCTAAAATGTTAAGCGACAGAGTATCAGTCGGTTTAAACATAAACTATGTTAATGAAACCATTGATCTTGTAAGTGCTTCAGGTTTGGGTTTTGACTTTGGCGTTACTTATTCTGATCTTGGTGGAATTAATGGTTTTGATATGGCCGTTATTCTTAAAAATATCGGAAGTGATATGAAATATGACGGTTCAGGTTTGTGGATAAATGCTACAAATGATGATCAATCAAGAGGAGAACAATTCTACAAAATAGATGCGGCTTCTTTCTCATTGCCAACAACTTTAGATATCGGCTTAGGTTATGATGTTGCAATTGATGCAGAAAACCATCTTAACTTTGTTGGTACTTTTGTTAATCATAATTTCTATACCGATCAATACAAAGTTGGTGCAGAATATAGCTATGACAATTTGCTTTTCTTTAGAGGCGGTTATAGTTATACAACCGAATTCGAATCAACTGAAACTCTTTATAAATTCAGTGCCGGATTTGGTATCAATTATAATTTAAGCGGTGTTGGTGTTAAAATTGATTACGCTTATTTACCAACAGAGTTCTTTGACGACACACACCTAATTTCTTTATCATTAGGTATTGAATAA
- a CDS encoding GWxTD domain-containing protein, whose translation MKIKIYLFLTIIFLYSALLFGQKNIGFEFDYAKFKYDENNSYFEIYYSIAQKTFSVSKTDSGNFISAGIKILLVNDQNEKVINENYNMKTKADTASLKFQSEDLVGMLSYKVPFGKYDFKIEVIDNYNKNNSKSISEKIDFTSVNKIQISDIQLCSNIIREDANPNSIYFKNSLETIPNPQGIYGVNSPVMFYYLEVYNNLNPLPSNLKLKRVIYKNETIKFSDEENLNFSNNALVKAGFIKISKFSSGTYTLSINIVDSQNKLLANSSKKFYVFNPNVKEEENNAIANLGGNEFDLMDEEECDYTFDVSRFIAAKPEIDLYENLTQLEAKRKFLSDFWRKRDSDQNTVSNEYKIKYFERLDFANSNFGNKFKDGYKTDRGRVILLYGQPDRIDKFENESTIKPYEIWYYDTIEGGVQFIFGDTMGISDLELLHSTKIGEIRNESWGDRISIYDTNQ comes from the coding sequence ATGAAAATCAAAATTTACTTATTTCTTACAATTATCTTTTTATATTCTGCGCTTTTATTCGGACAAAAAAATATTGGATTTGAGTTTGATTACGCGAAATTTAAATATGATGAAAATAATTCTTATTTTGAAATTTACTATTCTATAGCGCAAAAGACTTTTTCAGTTTCAAAAACCGATTCGGGAAATTTTATTTCTGCGGGGATTAAAATTTTATTGGTAAATGATCAAAATGAAAAAGTAATAAACGAAAATTATAATATGAAAACCAAAGCCGATACTGCTTCGTTAAAATTTCAATCGGAAGATTTAGTGGGAATGTTAAGTTATAAAGTTCCTTTCGGTAAATATGATTTTAAAATTGAAGTTATCGACAACTACAATAAAAATAATTCTAAATCAATAAGTGAAAAAATTGATTTTACGTCTGTAAATAAAATTCAAATCAGCGATATTCAGTTATGTTCAAATATTATTAGAGAAGATGCAAACCCAAATTCTATTTATTTTAAAAATAGCCTTGAAACAATACCAAATCCTCAAGGAATTTATGGTGTAAATTCTCCGGTAATGTTTTACTATCTTGAAGTTTACAACAATCTAAATCCATTGCCATCAAACCTTAAGTTAAAAAGAGTTATTTATAAAAATGAAACGATTAAATTCAGTGATGAAGAAAATTTAAATTTTAGCAATAATGCTCTAGTAAAAGCCGGATTTATTAAAATATCAAAATTTTCCTCCGGAACTTATACTCTTTCTATAAACATTGTTGATTCACAAAATAAATTATTGGCAAATAGTTCTAAGAAATTTTATGTTTTTAATCCAAATGTAAAAGAAGAAGAAAATAATGCAATTGCTAATTTAGGCGGAAATGAGTTTGATTTAATGGATGAAGAAGAATGTGATTATACTTTTGATGTATCAAGATTTATTGCGGCAAAACCAGAAATCGATTTATACGAAAATCTTACTCAGTTAGAGGCAAAACGAAAATTTCTTTCAGATTTCTGGAGAAAGAGAGACAGTGATCAAAATACAGTTTCCAATGAATATAAAATAAAGTACTTTGAAAGATTGGACTTTGCCAATTCAAATTTTGGTAATAAATTTAAAGATGGTTATAAGACGGATAGAGGAAGAGTAATTTTATTATACGGACAGCCCGACAGAATAGATAAATTTGAAAATGAATCGACAATTAAGCCTTACGAGATTTGGTATTATGACACTATTGAAGGCGGTGTTCAATTTATTTTTGGCGACACTATGGGAATTTCTGATCTAGAACTGCTTCACTCAACTAAAATTGGAGAAATTCGAAATGAATCATGGGGAGACAGAATTTCAATTTATGATACAAATCAATAA